A part of Solenopsis invicta isolate M01_SB chromosome 2, UNIL_Sinv_3.0, whole genome shotgun sequence genomic DNA contains:
- the LOC105193652 gene encoding atypical kinase COQ8B, mitochondrial isoform X2 → MPRSRVSDLLGVFKGAQSVTNALINYQKDAIRYRITHSSLKDLPKKCVQAAGKKLNNAEPSKVPGQIMKDLKDVTERISVVEEGIKQYIKVAASQTLDIQNNDYIPKKETKLYVYNTAKDPKELPIDKDVRLSKRNTNKFITQKSLVGKSMQHSTTKKYLSVKEKIKTITNSDNEIPDIEFSDKDKEILRKLELEHEKNIKNRIASPAHSSIIKVHEKEHANDIQMNSKERPKAKISVRPNQCLSPTAKERKVPSTRLQRMISFGTLGIGLGLGTVAEYTRRTLGLKEQSIGDTVDSTFLTKANAERIVSTLCKVRGAALKIGQILSIQDNTIISPELQKVFERVRQSADFMPTSQVEKVLVHELGHNWRNKFMFFEEKPFAAASIGQVHHGTLLNKQDVAIKIQYPGVAMGIQSDIENLVGIMKVWNMFPEGMFIDNVVEVAKRELAWEVDYIREAECTKKYRELVMPYPDYYVPAVIDDLSTKQVFTTEMIEGIPVDKCVDMNIKIKERISELVMRLSLKELFEFRYMQTDPNWSNFFYNLDTKQLILLDFGACRTYEKAFMDKYIEVINAASEGNRNKVLQLSQEMKFLTGYESEIMKNAHVDAVMILGQVFDNNREYYDFGGQDVTKRIQTLVPTIINHRLCPPPEEIYSLHRKLSGIFLLCAKFGVKIKCRDIFREIYANYKLG, encoded by the exons ATGCCTCGATCCAGAGTTTCCGATCTACTTGGTGTATTCAAAGGAGCACAAAGTGTTACAAATGCTCTGATAAATTATCAGAAGGATGCAATCAGATACAGAATCACACACTCTAGTTTAAAAGATTTACCTAAAAAATGTGTACAAGCTGCAGGAAAGAAATTGAATAACGCAGAGCCAAGTAAGGTTCCT ggaCAGATAATGAAAGACTTGAAAGACGTAACTGAACGTATAAGCGTAGTTGAGGAAggtattaaacaatatattaaggTAGCGGCTAGTCAAACTTTGGATATACAAAATAATGATTATATTCCCAAGAAAGAAACaaaactatatgtatataatactgCGAAAGACCCAAAAGAATTGCCTATTGACAAAGATGTTAGACTATCAAAACgtaatactaataaatttataacccaAAAATCTTTAGTGGGAAAAAGCATGCAACATAGCAcaacaaaaaagtatttaagtgtaaaggaaaaaattaagaCAATTACTAATTCAGACAATGAAATACCCGACATAGAATTCTctgataaagataaagaaatctTGAGAAAATTGGAATTGGAACATGAGAAGAATATTAAAAACAGGATTGCAAGTCCTGCTCATTCTTCTATAATTAAAGTACATGAGAAGGAACATGCAAATGATATACAAATGAATTCCAAAGAAAGGCCAAAAGCTAAAATATCAGTTAGACCGAATCAATGt CTATCACCTActgcaaaagaaagaaaagttcCTTCTACAAGATTACAAAGAATGATAAGTTTTGGTACCTTAGGTATTGGTCTTGGTCTTGGTACTGTTGCAGAATATACACGTAGAACATTAGGGTTAAAGGAGCAGAGTATTGGGGATACAGTCGACAGTACGTTTCTTACTAAAGCTAATGCAGAAAGAATAGTTTCAACATTATGCAAAGTAAGAG GTGCAGCTTTAAAAATTGGTCAAATATTAAGCATCCAAGATAATACTATTATAAGTCCTGAATTGCAAAAGGTCTTTGAACGAGTCAGACAAAGCGCTGATTTTATGCCAACGTCGCAAGTAGAg AAAGTGTTAGTTCACGAACTTGGACACAATtggagaaataaatttatgttcttTGAGGAAAAACCATTTGCCGCAGCATCTATTG gACAAGTGCATCACGGTACATTATTGAATAAGCAAGATGTAGCGATAAAAATTCAGTATCCTGGTGTTGCTATGGGTATTCAGAGTGATATTGAAAATTTAGTAGGCATAATGAAG GTATGGAATATGTTTCCAGAAGGGATGTTTATAGATAATGTTGTGGAAGTTGCGAAACGTGAACTAGCATGGGAAGTGGATTATATAAGGGAAGCAgagtgtacaaaaaaatatagggAGTTAGTAATGCCTTATCCAGATTATTATGTGCCTGCTGTAATAG atgatCTCTCTACAAAGCAAGTATTCACAACAGAGATGATAGAAGGTATACCCGTTGATAAATGTGTagatatgaatattaaaattaaagaacgTATAAGTGAACTTGTCATGCGTCTGAGCCTAAAGGAATTATTCGAATTTCGATATATGCAGACTGATCCGAATTGGTCcaactttttttacaatctcGATACAAAACAG ctaattttattagattttggGGCATGTAGGACTTATGAAAAAGCGTTTATGGATAAATATATAGAAGTAATTAATGCTGCCAGCGAAGGAAATCGTAATAAGGTCCTGCAATTATCTCAAGAGATGAAATTTCTTACGGGATATGAGTCTGAG atTATGAAAAATGCTCATGTAGATGCAGTCATGATTCTTGGACAAGTGTTCGACAATAATCGTGAATATTACGATTTTGGCGGTCAAGATGTAACAAAACG GATTCAAACCTTAGTGCCAACTATAATAAATCATAGATTATGCCCACCACCCGAGGAGATATATAGTTTGCACAGAAAATTGTCTGGAATATTTTTGCTGTGCGCTAAATTTGGAGTTAAAATCAAATGTCGCGACATATTCCGTGAGATTTATGCCAATTATAAATTGGGTTGA
- the LOC105198148 gene encoding homocysteine-responsive endoplasmic reticulum-resident ubiquitin-like domain member 2 protein produces the protein MADVAINLIIKAPNQQIKDQVVKCDLGWTIGRLKEYLSEVYPSKPESSHQKLIYSGQLLNDSAQLKDILRQCDDSEDQSYTVHLVCTPQKMCTTKATSDQNRSTERNADASSAMRNTHIRSNNVQNQSHENANVTTSQHQQYLSRQYLDPRNSQQLAWMQQAYTHYFTQYMQLMAAQGIQLQASIPYLQQMNINTSDTAQHTYTSNNNNNVGDEQPQLAAQDAADINAGNNGAGEDAAFNRDWLDFFYMLSRIVVLFGIVYFYSSPLRFLIVTFLGFAIYLYQGGFFRVQPILLAENNNGRADNNNQVLQNEVVGPQVVPQQQNAQVPTVQPEARTNANEENEEQRPGALAFTWTFFSSFFASLIPDQPNVI, from the exons ATGGCAGACGTCGCCATTAATCTTATAATAAAGGCACCGAATCAGCAGATCAAGGACCAGGTGGTCAAATGCGATCTCGGCTGGACCATTGGCCGTTTGAAGGAATACTTGTCAGAGGTCTATCCCAGCAAGCCA GAAAGTTCACATCAGAAATTAATCTATTCTGGTCAATTGTTGAACGATTCTGCACAACTGAAAGATATTTTGAGACAGTGCGATGATTCAGAAGATCAATCGTATACTGTTCATCTAGTTTGTACTCCGCAAAAAATGTGCACAACTAAGGCTACATCGGATCAAAATCGATCGACTGAAAGAAATGCGGATGCTTCGTCTGCAATGAGAAACACTCATATTAGAAGTAATAATGTTCAGAATCAAAGTCACGAAAATGCTAATGTTACTACATCTCAGCATCAACAATATTTATCTCGGCAGTACCTTGATCCTCGAAATAGCCAACAGTTAGCCTGGATGCAACAGGCAtatacgcattattttacacaGTACATGCAACT AATGGCAGCGCAAGGTATACAGTTGCAAGCCAGTATTCCATATCTCCAGCAGATGAATATTAATACAAGCGACACAGCTCAACATACATATACGAGTAATAACAACAACAATGTTGGTGACGAACAACCCCAACTAGCAGCTCAAGATGCAGCCGATATTAATGCGGGAAATAACGGAGCGGGCGAGGACGCTGCGTTTAATCGCGATTGGTTGGATTTCTTCTACATGTTGTCTAGGATCGTCGTTCTATTTGGTATAGTGTATTTTTATTCGTCTCCTCTCAGGTTCCTCATCGTCACGTTTTTGGGATTTGCGATATATCT ATATCAGGGCGGTTTCTTCAGGGTACAACCAATCTTATTAGCTGAAAATAATAACGGACGCGCAGATAACAACAATCAAGTATTGCAGAACGAAGTAGTAGGTCCTCAGGTTGTGCCGCAGCAGCAAAACGCTCAAGTGCCAACCGTGCAACCGGAAGCACGAACGAACGCCAATGAGGAGAATGAGGAACAACGGCCAGGCGCTCTCGCTTTTACTTGGACCTTCTTCAGTTCATTTTTTGCCTCGCTTATTCCAGATCAGCCAAATGTCATTTAA
- the LOC105193652 gene encoding atypical kinase COQ8B, mitochondrial isoform X3: protein MKDLKDVTERISVVEEGIKQYIKVAASQTLDIQNNDYIPKKETKLYVYNTAKDPKELPIDKDVRLSKRNTNKFITQKSLVGKSMQHSTTKKYLSVKEKIKTITNSDNEIPDIEFSDKDKEILRKLELEHEKNIKNRIASPAHSSIIKVHEKEHANDIQMNSKERPKAKISVRPNQCLSPTAKERKVPSTRLQRMISFGTLGIGLGLGTVAEYTRRTLGLKEQSIGDTVDSTFLTKANAERIVSTLCKVRGAALKIGQILSIQDNTIISPELQKVFERVRQSADFMPTSQVEKVLVHELGHNWRNKFMFFEEKPFAAASIGQVHHGTLLNKQDVAIKIQYPGVAMGIQSDIENLVGIMKVWNMFPEGMFIDNVVEVAKRELAWEVDYIREAECTKKYRELVMPYPDYYVPAVIDDLSTKQVFTTEMIEGIPVDKCVDMNIKIKERISELVMRLSLKELFEFRYMQTDPNWSNFFYNLDTKQLILLDFGACRTYEKAFMDKYIEVINAASEGNRNKVLQLSQEMKFLTGYESEIMKNAHVDAVMILGQVFDNNREYYDFGGQDVTKRIQTLVPTIINHRLCPPPEEIYSLHRKLSGIFLLCAKFGVKIKCRDIFREIYANYKLG, encoded by the exons ATGAAAGACTTGAAAGACGTAACTGAACGTATAAGCGTAGTTGAGGAAggtattaaacaatatattaaggTAGCGGCTAGTCAAACTTTGGATATACAAAATAATGATTATATTCCCAAGAAAGAAACaaaactatatgtatataatactgCGAAAGACCCAAAAGAATTGCCTATTGACAAAGATGTTAGACTATCAAAACgtaatactaataaatttataacccaAAAATCTTTAGTGGGAAAAAGCATGCAACATAGCAcaacaaaaaagtatttaagtgtaaaggaaaaaattaagaCAATTACTAATTCAGACAATGAAATACCCGACATAGAATTCTctgataaagataaagaaatctTGAGAAAATTGGAATTGGAACATGAGAAGAATATTAAAAACAGGATTGCAAGTCCTGCTCATTCTTCTATAATTAAAGTACATGAGAAGGAACATGCAAATGATATACAAATGAATTCCAAAGAAAGGCCAAAAGCTAAAATATCAGTTAGACCGAATCAATGt CTATCACCTActgcaaaagaaagaaaagttcCTTCTACAAGATTACAAAGAATGATAAGTTTTGGTACCTTAGGTATTGGTCTTGGTCTTGGTACTGTTGCAGAATATACACGTAGAACATTAGGGTTAAAGGAGCAGAGTATTGGGGATACAGTCGACAGTACGTTTCTTACTAAAGCTAATGCAGAAAGAATAGTTTCAACATTATGCAAAGTAAGAG GTGCAGCTTTAAAAATTGGTCAAATATTAAGCATCCAAGATAATACTATTATAAGTCCTGAATTGCAAAAGGTCTTTGAACGAGTCAGACAAAGCGCTGATTTTATGCCAACGTCGCAAGTAGAg AAAGTGTTAGTTCACGAACTTGGACACAATtggagaaataaatttatgttcttTGAGGAAAAACCATTTGCCGCAGCATCTATTG gACAAGTGCATCACGGTACATTATTGAATAAGCAAGATGTAGCGATAAAAATTCAGTATCCTGGTGTTGCTATGGGTATTCAGAGTGATATTGAAAATTTAGTAGGCATAATGAAG GTATGGAATATGTTTCCAGAAGGGATGTTTATAGATAATGTTGTGGAAGTTGCGAAACGTGAACTAGCATGGGAAGTGGATTATATAAGGGAAGCAgagtgtacaaaaaaatatagggAGTTAGTAATGCCTTATCCAGATTATTATGTGCCTGCTGTAATAG atgatCTCTCTACAAAGCAAGTATTCACAACAGAGATGATAGAAGGTATACCCGTTGATAAATGTGTagatatgaatattaaaattaaagaacgTATAAGTGAACTTGTCATGCGTCTGAGCCTAAAGGAATTATTCGAATTTCGATATATGCAGACTGATCCGAATTGGTCcaactttttttacaatctcGATACAAAACAG ctaattttattagattttggGGCATGTAGGACTTATGAAAAAGCGTTTATGGATAAATATATAGAAGTAATTAATGCTGCCAGCGAAGGAAATCGTAATAAGGTCCTGCAATTATCTCAAGAGATGAAATTTCTTACGGGATATGAGTCTGAG atTATGAAAAATGCTCATGTAGATGCAGTCATGATTCTTGGACAAGTGTTCGACAATAATCGTGAATATTACGATTTTGGCGGTCAAGATGTAACAAAACG GATTCAAACCTTAGTGCCAACTATAATAAATCATAGATTATGCCCACCACCCGAGGAGATATATAGTTTGCACAGAAAATTGTCTGGAATATTTTTGCTGTGCGCTAAATTTGGAGTTAAAATCAAATGTCGCGACATATTCCGTGAGATTTATGCCAATTATAAATTGGGTTGA
- the LOC105193652 gene encoding atypical kinase COQ8B, mitochondrial isoform X1, protein MFSNREMPRSRVSDLLGVFKGAQSVTNALINYQKDAIRYRITHSSLKDLPKKCVQAAGKKLNNAEPSKVPGQIMKDLKDVTERISVVEEGIKQYIKVAASQTLDIQNNDYIPKKETKLYVYNTAKDPKELPIDKDVRLSKRNTNKFITQKSLVGKSMQHSTTKKYLSVKEKIKTITNSDNEIPDIEFSDKDKEILRKLELEHEKNIKNRIASPAHSSIIKVHEKEHANDIQMNSKERPKAKISVRPNQCLSPTAKERKVPSTRLQRMISFGTLGIGLGLGTVAEYTRRTLGLKEQSIGDTVDSTFLTKANAERIVSTLCKVRGAALKIGQILSIQDNTIISPELQKVFERVRQSADFMPTSQVEKVLVHELGHNWRNKFMFFEEKPFAAASIGQVHHGTLLNKQDVAIKIQYPGVAMGIQSDIENLVGIMKVWNMFPEGMFIDNVVEVAKRELAWEVDYIREAECTKKYRELVMPYPDYYVPAVIDDLSTKQVFTTEMIEGIPVDKCVDMNIKIKERISELVMRLSLKELFEFRYMQTDPNWSNFFYNLDTKQLILLDFGACRTYEKAFMDKYIEVINAASEGNRNKVLQLSQEMKFLTGYESEIMKNAHVDAVMILGQVFDNNREYYDFGGQDVTKRIQTLVPTIINHRLCPPPEEIYSLHRKLSGIFLLCAKFGVKIKCRDIFREIYANYKLG, encoded by the exons ATGTTTAGCAATCGtg AAATGCCTCGATCCAGAGTTTCCGATCTACTTGGTGTATTCAAAGGAGCACAAAGTGTTACAAATGCTCTGATAAATTATCAGAAGGATGCAATCAGATACAGAATCACACACTCTAGTTTAAAAGATTTACCTAAAAAATGTGTACAAGCTGCAGGAAAGAAATTGAATAACGCAGAGCCAAGTAAGGTTCCT ggaCAGATAATGAAAGACTTGAAAGACGTAACTGAACGTATAAGCGTAGTTGAGGAAggtattaaacaatatattaaggTAGCGGCTAGTCAAACTTTGGATATACAAAATAATGATTATATTCCCAAGAAAGAAACaaaactatatgtatataatactgCGAAAGACCCAAAAGAATTGCCTATTGACAAAGATGTTAGACTATCAAAACgtaatactaataaatttataacccaAAAATCTTTAGTGGGAAAAAGCATGCAACATAGCAcaacaaaaaagtatttaagtgtaaaggaaaaaattaagaCAATTACTAATTCAGACAATGAAATACCCGACATAGAATTCTctgataaagataaagaaatctTGAGAAAATTGGAATTGGAACATGAGAAGAATATTAAAAACAGGATTGCAAGTCCTGCTCATTCTTCTATAATTAAAGTACATGAGAAGGAACATGCAAATGATATACAAATGAATTCCAAAGAAAGGCCAAAAGCTAAAATATCAGTTAGACCGAATCAATGt CTATCACCTActgcaaaagaaagaaaagttcCTTCTACAAGATTACAAAGAATGATAAGTTTTGGTACCTTAGGTATTGGTCTTGGTCTTGGTACTGTTGCAGAATATACACGTAGAACATTAGGGTTAAAGGAGCAGAGTATTGGGGATACAGTCGACAGTACGTTTCTTACTAAAGCTAATGCAGAAAGAATAGTTTCAACATTATGCAAAGTAAGAG GTGCAGCTTTAAAAATTGGTCAAATATTAAGCATCCAAGATAATACTATTATAAGTCCTGAATTGCAAAAGGTCTTTGAACGAGTCAGACAAAGCGCTGATTTTATGCCAACGTCGCAAGTAGAg AAAGTGTTAGTTCACGAACTTGGACACAATtggagaaataaatttatgttcttTGAGGAAAAACCATTTGCCGCAGCATCTATTG gACAAGTGCATCACGGTACATTATTGAATAAGCAAGATGTAGCGATAAAAATTCAGTATCCTGGTGTTGCTATGGGTATTCAGAGTGATATTGAAAATTTAGTAGGCATAATGAAG GTATGGAATATGTTTCCAGAAGGGATGTTTATAGATAATGTTGTGGAAGTTGCGAAACGTGAACTAGCATGGGAAGTGGATTATATAAGGGAAGCAgagtgtacaaaaaaatatagggAGTTAGTAATGCCTTATCCAGATTATTATGTGCCTGCTGTAATAG atgatCTCTCTACAAAGCAAGTATTCACAACAGAGATGATAGAAGGTATACCCGTTGATAAATGTGTagatatgaatattaaaattaaagaacgTATAAGTGAACTTGTCATGCGTCTGAGCCTAAAGGAATTATTCGAATTTCGATATATGCAGACTGATCCGAATTGGTCcaactttttttacaatctcGATACAAAACAG ctaattttattagattttggGGCATGTAGGACTTATGAAAAAGCGTTTATGGATAAATATATAGAAGTAATTAATGCTGCCAGCGAAGGAAATCGTAATAAGGTCCTGCAATTATCTCAAGAGATGAAATTTCTTACGGGATATGAGTCTGAG atTATGAAAAATGCTCATGTAGATGCAGTCATGATTCTTGGACAAGTGTTCGACAATAATCGTGAATATTACGATTTTGGCGGTCAAGATGTAACAAAACG GATTCAAACCTTAGTGCCAACTATAATAAATCATAGATTATGCCCACCACCCGAGGAGATATATAGTTTGCACAGAAAATTGTCTGGAATATTTTTGCTGTGCGCTAAATTTGGAGTTAAAATCAAATGTCGCGACATATTCCGTGAGATTTATGCCAATTATAAATTGGGTTGA